From Polynucleobacter ibericus:
ATTGGCAATGCAGTATTCAATCGCTTGATAGTAAGCTGTCTCAAAGTGTAAACAGGGAATATGTTCTACAGCCCCCCAATATCTACCGTACGCCTTAGAGCTTGTGGGGTCTACAACTAGCATGGATGCAGCAATTGGATTTCCAGAGCGCTCAGCAATAATCAAATGCAAATTCTCGGGCATACGCTGCGCCCATAATTTAAAGAATGTTTCACTAAGGTATGGACTGGACTGATGTTCTAAGTAGGTATTTGCGTAACAGCGATAAAAGAACTCCCAATCGGCATCAGTCGACGCTCTCCCAGGAACATGTCTGAAACCGATTAGCCCTCTTGCAACTTGCTCACGCTCACGTCGAATATTTTTACGGCGCTTCATCGTTAATGCTGCTAAATATTGCTCGAAGCTTCGGAAGTCCTGGTTATGCCAATGAAACTGCACAGAGTCACGCAGCATAAAACCTTGCTCTTTGAACTCTTTTGCCTCAATGGCATAAGGGAATAAGACATGGGCTGACGACAGATTATTTTGCAGAACAATTGCTTTTAAGCCTTGAATCAAGCGTTGCTGAACTAAGCTAGGATCACTACAGCCAGCACTCAGAATTCTTGATCCTTGAACTGGTGTAAATGGAATGGCGCAGAGTGCTTTGGGAAAGTATTGCATCCCTTGTTGCTCATAAGCTTGTGCCCATGACCAATCAAATACAAATTCACCGTAGGAGTGTTGCTTAAGATAGAGAGGCATCGCCCCTAGTAACTTCTGACCATCTTTTAGAACAAGGTGGGCAACTTGCCACCCCGTATTGCCGCCAACACAACCGGTCTCCTCTAATGCACTGAGAAACTCATGACGAAGAAAAGGACCTACATCTTGAGGAAGTAGGGCGTTCCAATCGCTAGATGGAATATCGCTTAAACGATCTACTATTTCTAACTGAATTGAATCGGGCTGGGCCACGATTAACGCTGAATAAGCTCTATCTTGTAACCATCGGGATCAGTAACGAAGGCGATGATGGTGTCACCACCAGCCACTGGTCCAGCTTCGCGGGTGACATTGCCACCAGCTGCTTTAATGGCAGTACAAGCTAAATAGGCATCAGGTACTTCAATCGCAATATGTCCGTAAGCGGTACCCATTTCGTATGAGCTCACACCATGGTTATAGGTGAGCTCGATTTCTGCTTGAC
This genomic window contains:
- the gloA gene encoding lactoylglutathione lyase, translating into MMILHTMLRVGDLNRSIDFYTKVLGMNLLRRTERPEQKYSLAFVGFGKGNADGQAEIELTYNHGVSSYEMGTAYGHIAIEVPDAYLACTAIKAAGGNVTREAGPVAGGDTIIAFVTDPDGYKIELIQR
- a CDS encoding GNAT family N-acetyltransferase is translated as MAQPDSIQLEIVDRLSDIPSSDWNALLPQDVGPFLRHEFLSALEETGCVGGNTGWQVAHLVLKDGQKLLGAMPLYLKQHSYGEFVFDWSWAQAYEQQGMQYFPKALCAIPFTPVQGSRILSAGCSDPSLVQQRLIQGLKAIVLQNNLSSAHVLFPYAIEAKEFKEQGFMLRDSVQFHWHNQDFRSFEQYLAALTMKRRKNIRREREQVARGLIGFRHVPGRASTDADWEFFYRCYANTYLEHQSSPYLSETFFKLWAQRMPENLHLIIAERSGNPIAASMLVVDPTSSKAYGRYWGAVEHIPCLHFETAYYQAIEYCIANQIQTFEGGAQGEHKMARGFLPTTIQSAHFIADPQFAKAVQLFLNREHQGIGAYVDELAEHSPLKSSKVQP